The Desulfovibrio sp. G11 region GCGGCTGCGCCTCAGGGAAGATGCAACCTGCGGCGACATGTGGACAGACGGCAAGAACCTCGGCTTTAATCCCGCCTATGCCGCCACCCTGCCTGAAGCCCGGCTGGTGGCGGCTCAGGCGCATGAGATCATGCATCTGGCTTTCGGTCATCATCTGCGCCGCAAGGGGCGCGAAGAAAAAATGTGGAATCGGGCCTGCGATCTGGCCATAAACCACATCCTGCTCGAATCCGGCTTTGATCTGCCCGAAGGCTTTGCCCACGATCCGGCATATGCGGGCATGTCGGCCGACGATATTTATGAAGCGCTGGCTGTTCTTCAGGAAAGTGCCTCCAGAGGCGATGCGCGCGGGGATGCTGCCCGGGGCGACGGGCAGGATCAGGAAGGCGCGGGAGCCATGTCTTTTGACGGCGGCAAGGAATTAGGCGGAAAAAGCGCCGCCAGGGCAGGCGGCGGACAAAAGGACAAAAGCGGGCAGGAGCAGGACAAACAGGGGGCATCAGGTGCAACGCCCACCGCGAACAAGGACAGGGACACCCCGGTGCAGGGCGAGGGCAAGACCTCCTTTACCGGAGAGGTGCGCGATCACCCCGACGTGAGCGGGCTGGAAAACGATCAGGCCCTCAAGCTGGCTGAGCAGGAGGCGGATGTGGCCCTGAATCAGGCCGTGCAGCGGGCGCGGCATATGGGCAGCCTGCCTGCGGGGCTGACGCGTCTGCTCCGCAAGGAACGGCAGCCAGAACTGGACTGGCGAGAGCTGCTGCGCCGTTTTCTGGAGCATTGCGCCAACAGCGACTACTCCTGGTCCACACCCAACAGGCGTTACCTGTACCAGAACATTTACCTGCCCGCCCGCCGTGAGGCCCGCCTGCCGCATGTGGTTCTGGCTGTGGACTGTTCCGGTTCGGTGGATGAAAAGGTGCTGTCCATATTCTGCACGGAACTTTTTTCAGTGCTGGATGCCTATGACACCACGCTGACCGTATTGTTTCACGATACAAAAATTCAGGGCGAAATAACCTTTAACCGCATGAGCATGCCGACCGACCTTATGCCCGTGGGCGGCGGCGGTACCGACTACCGCCCGGTCTGCGCCCATATTGCGGATCAAAACCTGCATCCCAGCTGCCTCATCTGGTTTACAGACCTCGAGTGCAACCGCTTCCCCCATGAGCCGGACTACCCGGTGTTGTGGGTATGCAGTGAGCCAGATGCGGAGCAGCCGCCGTTTGGGGAACTTGTGAGCCTGATGGCCGGACCGGCACAGACATGGCCGCCCACGCCTGCGGCCCAACATCGATGAAGAACCAGCGGAGCAGTTATGCGTATAGAATGGAAGATCACAAAAAAAAGAGGAAACTTGCGGCCGGTTCTCAGTTACTGCGCACAGCTTGAAGACCACGAGCGGGCGCTGGCCCTGCCGGTGGTGAGCATTGTTTCCACAATTCCCCGGCCGGAGGAAGAGCGGCAGGACTACTGCTACCCCGGCCTGTTTGAACGCGCGCCGGGCTACAGGCCAGAAATGTTCCACACGCTGGAGGCTCCCTCGCACAAGGGGCATGCCTGGACGCGCACTCTTGTGCTGCCCTGGCGGGAGGACAATCTGTATCCCGAAGTGGATGCCTCGTTTGAGATGCTGCGGCGCGCCATGGAGGATGCGCTGGAAAAGGCTTATGGCAGTGAACCCATGCAGCTTGAGGGCAGCGTGCGTACCTCGGCCGGAGCACAGGCGAGGATAGCGCCCGGCGTGATGGCTGAAAAGTTTCTGCGCATCGCGGCAAAGGCCGCCGCACATCGGGAAGGCACCGCTTTTTGATTGCAGCCCCGCCTGCCTGACCTGCGACCGGGGGCATCCGTGCTGCCGGCAAAACTCCCCGTCCGCGGCAGTGGAATTACCTGGGGGCGCTGTAAAGACGCCTCGTCTACCGGGCATCAGCCTCCATGACAACCTGTATGTCTGCCGGTCTGCCCCAGTAAGGCCAACTGGTTACAAGCACATCCACGCCCGTTGCGGCGTATTCCGCCGCATTGTCGCCGTTGATGCCGCCTGCAGCCAGAATGAGAATGTCGGGCCGTGCGGATTTCAGCGCGCCGACGGTGGCCGCCAGATCCTGGCAGGAGAACTTTTCGCACTGGATGATGTCCAGCCCGGCTCCTGCCGCCAGCAGGGCGTCATCGAGGCAGTCCACTTCGATGGCGATGTTTTTTTCCGGCATGCGGGCGCGCAGGTCCCGTGTCTGACGGGCGAGGGCTTCCAGTGCGGACAGGTTTTCACTGCCGGGAAAAAACAGCAGGTGCTGCGCAAACAGCAAAACAGACTCTGAAAGGTTTTGCCGGTGTATGATGGCTCCGCCGTTCAGGGCCGCTTCGAGGCACAGGGCCTTGGCCCCGGGAAAGGTCTTGCGCGTCACGGCCACCTGTACACCGGGTCGCACGGCGCGGGCGCGCTCCAGCATGAAAGCGCAGCGGCGGGCAATGCCCGACATGTATTCCATAAGAACCTGAGCCGCTTTCCAGCCCTTATGCAGGGCGGCGGCGCGTCCCCTGGCGTCAAGAAAGACCTGACCGGCCTGAAGTACGTTTCCGTTATCGGCCATGCGTGTGACGGAAAGCCCGCAGCGTGTCAGGAGCTGCTCCGCCTCTTCCACGCCGCTGATGATGCCGTCCTCGCGGGGGCTGAAACGCATTGCGCCGCTTTGCGGGCCGATGCCCAGCATTTCCACGGTCAGGTCCGGGCCGGGACAGTCGTCGGTCAAAAGGCTGTCAATCCATGATGCTGACTTGAAAATATGCATGAAGTACCGCCTGTTGTTATGCCGTACCCGGCGTTGCCCTGTCGCTGCTCCGCGTGTTTCTTCTGCCGGGGCAGCAGCGCATTGCCGGTGCGGGCAGCTTTGGACTGCAAGTGTCACACACTCACAGGTTCAGTGCAAGGCAGGAACATTCGGGACGGAAGGCCTGATGGAAAGAAAGCATGTTGTTACAACACAGCGGATATTTTGCTGAGATGTGTGAATGGGATCTATAGTTCCCAGCCTGCTTGTGCATTGTCTGACCACCACGGCAGACTGTTTGACTGTCGGCGGATTTTGTAGGGGCGAGGGAGTATCAGGTGAAAGGCGGCGTGGTGCAAGAGAGGCCGAGCATAAGATATTTTTAGGGCAGTGGCAAAGCAGGGCCGCTCTGAAAGCAGGGCATGCCCGCTACGTAGCCTGGATATTTGTGTCGTGCGGTTACGGGATTATACTGCGGTTACGGCAGCGGCAAAAAACAGGCACAGGCGGGGCAAGTCCCGCTTGTGCCTGTTTTGGACAACACTTGTCATTTTGCTGTGCTGCGTTGGGCTGTGCCGTAAGGCTACCCTGAGTAATCCTTTTTTGCCAGACTGGGTTGGGAGCAGAAAACATCTGCCCGGGCGCAGTTTAGCTGTAGTACTCTTCCGGCCCGTTACGGCCTTTCTTGCCGTATTTGCCGGGCGCCTGACGGCGCGGTCCGGGGGCAAAGGGTTTGCGGGGGCGAGGGTAGGCTGGTTTGCCGCTGTCCACTTTTGCCGCCACACGCATGCCTGCAATAAAGACGCCCCTGTTAAGCACGGCCAGCACGTCGTCTGCCATCTCCTGGGCTATTTCAACAACACAGAAGTTCTTGTTGATGCTGATGGCCCCGATGTGGCGGCTGGAAATGCCGGTTTCGCCGGTGATGGCTCCCACCAGTTCGCGGGGGGTGGCCTTGTGCGTATGGCCCACATTGAGATGCAGTCTGGTCATGGGGCCGTCATTTTCGCGCCGTTGGGGGCGTGCGCCGGGCTTGCCGGGTTCACGCCTGCCGGGGGCGCCGTCCCTGTCCTTGTACTGGCGGCGGGGTTCCAGAGCCAGAGGGTCCTGATCCAGCGGTTTGTCCTGATCGCCAAAATCCCGCTGCATGAGCAGCTTGAAAAGGGCAGCAGAAACATCGCGGCTGGTAATTTCACCGTCAGGAAACTGCGTGGCCAGAAAATCTTCCACCAGGGTGAGCCAGCGTTCAAGCGTGCCGGATTCAACGGTCTGGCGCACTTCATCCAGCAAGCGGGAGGTGCGGATATTGTCCACGTCGCGCAGGCTCGGCAAACGGCCTTCGGTGATGCGTGCGCGGGTGCAGCGGATGATGTCGCGCATTTTGTAATGTTCGCGCATGGTCACAAAGGTAAAGGCACTGCCCACACGGCCCGCCCGCCCCGTGCGCCCTATGCGGTGCACATATTTTTCCACATCGTGGGGGATGTCGTAGTTGATGACGGCGTCCACGTCGTCCACGTCAAGGCCGCGCGCCGCCACGTCTGTGGCTACCAGCACATCCAGTCCTTCGGCACGGAAGCGCTGCATCACGCGGTCGCGCTGCGACTGCGCCAGGTTGCCGTGCAGGCTGTCGGACTGATAGCCGCGCTGCTGCAGGTGCGTGGTCACTTCATCCGCGCCACGCTTGGTGGAGCAGAAGACAAGAGCCTTGTGGAAGGCGCGGGAATCCAGCAGGCGGCAGAGGGCGTCCATTTTCTGGTGGGGGCGCACTTCATAATAAATCTGTTCAATGGCCGGAACCGTGAGCATTTTCTGGGCTACGGTGAGCATTTCCGGTTCGCGGAGAAAGCGCTTGCTCAGTTCGCGGATGGCCGGAGGAACCGTGGCCGAAAACAGCACCCGCTGGCAGCTTGCCGGGGTCTGTTCCAGGATGGCCTCAATGTCTTCACGAAAGCCCATATCCAGCATTTCGTCCGCTTCGTCCAGCACGGCCATGCTGGCTTGGCTCAGGCGCAGGGTTCCGCGTTTGAGGTGGTCCATAACACGGCCGGGCGTACCCACCACAACCTGCACACCTTTGGCCAGAGCGCGCAACTGTCTTTCGATGGGTTGCCCGCCGTAAATGGGCAGAATGGCGACGCCCCTTTTGTGGGCGGCAAGTTTGTTCAGTTCT contains the following coding sequences:
- a CDS encoding vWA domain-containing protein; its protein translation is MSEHDSLLRGPCDSSPPEGDLSRRAALAMKKARTALVLDHPFFGSLALRLRLREDATCGDMWTDGKNLGFNPAYAATLPEARLVAAQAHEIMHLAFGHHLRRKGREEKMWNRACDLAINHILLESGFDLPEGFAHDPAYAGMSADDIYEALAVLQESASRGDARGDAARGDGQDQEGAGAMSFDGGKELGGKSAARAGGGQKDKSGQEQDKQGASGATPTANKDRDTPVQGEGKTSFTGEVRDHPDVSGLENDQALKLAEQEADVALNQAVQRARHMGSLPAGLTRLLRKERQPELDWRELLRRFLEHCANSDYSWSTPNRRYLYQNIYLPARREARLPHVVLAVDCSGSVDEKVLSIFCTELFSVLDAYDTTLTVLFHDTKIQGEITFNRMSMPTDLMPVGGGGTDYRPVCAHIADQNLHPSCLIWFTDLECNRFPHEPDYPVLWVCSEPDAEQPPFGELVSLMAGPAQTWPPTPAAQHR
- the modD gene encoding ModD protein, translating into MHIFKSASWIDSLLTDDCPGPDLTVEMLGIGPQSGAMRFSPREDGIISGVEEAEQLLTRCGLSVTRMADNGNVLQAGQVFLDARGRAAALHKGWKAAQVLMEYMSGIARRCAFMLERARAVRPGVQVAVTRKTFPGAKALCLEAALNGGAIIHRQNLSESVLLFAQHLLFFPGSENLSALEALARQTRDLRARMPEKNIAIEVDCLDDALLAAGAGLDIIQCEKFSCQDLAATVGALKSARPDILILAAGGINGDNAAEYAATGVDVLVTSWPYWGRPADIQVVMEADAR
- a CDS encoding DEAD/DEAH box helicase, translating into MTASFEELGLSRELLKAVEDMGFEEPSPIQVLAVPCLLAGNDAFGQAQTGTGKTAAFGLPILDKLTPERNTQALILCPTRELAIQVAEELNKLAAHKRGVAILPIYGGQPIERQLRALAKGVQVVVGTPGRVMDHLKRGTLRLSQASMAVLDEADEMLDMGFREDIEAILEQTPASCQRVLFSATVPPAIRELSKRFLREPEMLTVAQKMLTVPAIEQIYYEVRPHQKMDALCRLLDSRAFHKALVFCSTKRGADEVTTHLQQRGYQSDSLHGNLAQSQRDRVMQRFRAEGLDVLVATDVAARGLDVDDVDAVINYDIPHDVEKYVHRIGRTGRAGRVGSAFTFVTMREHYKMRDIIRCTRARITEGRLPSLRDVDNIRTSRLLDEVRQTVESGTLERWLTLVEDFLATQFPDGEITSRDVSAALFKLLMQRDFGDQDKPLDQDPLALEPRRQYKDRDGAPGRREPGKPGARPQRRENDGPMTRLHLNVGHTHKATPRELVGAITGETGISSRHIGAISINKNFCVVEIAQEMADDVLAVLNRGVFIAGMRVAAKVDSGKPAYPRPRKPFAPGPRRQAPGKYGKKGRNGPEEYYS